A window of the Parabacteroides merdae ATCC 43184 genome harbors these coding sequences:
- a CDS encoding TldD/PmbA family protein, translating to MITNENKKLAQWAMEFALKNGCQASRVSIYNGSSSSFEIRDMKMDRLQQASENSLVIHLFVDGRFGSFSTNRLDKKELESFIRNGIASTRFLAEDKARTLPDSSLYYKGGGADLQLIDPKFDSIQPDDKVTLAMNVCNEMMGKAPRIISVNSSYSDEKDFKYMVASNGFEGEASGSSFSLVASVSIKGEGDARPESYWFDSSLYYDKLIKEGLGTKALERVMRKLGQKKVASGKYQMVVDNMNSSRLLSPVIDALYGSSIQQKNSFLLDKIDQKVLGDKLTVIDDPHMVGTSGARYFDGEGVATKRMPVFENGILKTYYIDTYSANKMNMRQTIASPSILTMQMGNKDTDGLIASVDRGILVTGFNGGNSNSTTGDFSYGVEGFLIEKGKLTQPISEMNATGNMISLWSNLAEVGNDPRTFSSWRVPSLIFDGVDFSGL from the coding sequence ATGATAACGAACGAAAATAAAAAACTGGCTCAGTGGGCCATGGAATTTGCCCTGAAAAACGGTTGCCAGGCCTCACGTGTAAGTATCTATAATGGATCGAGCAGTTCCTTCGAAATACGTGATATGAAAATGGACCGCTTGCAACAGGCATCGGAAAACAGTTTGGTGATCCATCTGTTTGTGGACGGACGTTTCGGTTCCTTCTCTACAAACCGTCTGGATAAAAAGGAACTGGAAAGTTTTATCCGTAACGGTATCGCTTCCACTCGCTTCCTGGCGGAAGACAAGGCGCGTACGTTACCCGACTCTTCTCTCTATTATAAAGGAGGCGGCGCCGACTTGCAACTGATCGATCCGAAGTTCGACTCAATCCAGCCGGACGACAAAGTGACGCTGGCCATGAACGTCTGCAACGAAATGATGGGAAAAGCCCCCCGTATTATCTCGGTCAATTCATCCTACAGCGATGAAAAGGATTTCAAATATATGGTTGCCAGCAACGGCTTCGAAGGGGAAGCATCCGGTTCTTCTTTCAGCCTAGTTGCCAGCGTAAGCATCAAAGGTGAAGGGGATGCTCGCCCGGAATCCTATTGGTTCGATTCTTCACTTTACTATGATAAGTTAATTAAAGAAGGTCTGGGAACAAAGGCCCTGGAACGTGTAATGCGTAAACTGGGACAGAAAAAGGTCGCTTCCGGCAAGTATCAGATGGTTGTGGACAATATGAATTCCTCCCGTTTGCTTTCTCCGGTAATTGACGCATTATATGGTTCTTCCATCCAGCAGAAAAACTCTTTTTTGTTGGATAAAATCGACCAGAAAGTATTGGGTGACAAACTAACGGTTATCGATGACCCCCACATGGTGGGTACATCCGGTGCCCGATATTTCGATGGCGAAGGTGTAGCGACAAAACGTATGCCTGTGTTTGAAAACGGTATCCTGAAAACCTATTATATCGATACCTATTCAGCCAACAAGATGAATATGAGACAAACGATTGCCTCCCCTTCTATCCTGACCATGCAAATGGGAAATAAGGATACGGATGGTCTGATTGCTTCTGTCGACAGAGGCATTCTGGTGACGGGTTTCAACGGCGGTAACAGCAACAGTACGACCGGTGACTTCTCTTACGGTGTAGAAGGTTTCCTGATCGAAAAAGGCAAACTGACACAACCCATCTCCGAAATGAACGCAACAGGCAACATGATTTCCTTGTGGAGTAATTTAGCCGAAGTCGGCAATGACCCGCGCACATTCTCCAGTTGGCGTGTTCCTTCTCTAATATTTGACGGGGTCGATTTTAGCGGGTTATAA
- a CDS encoding TldD/PmbA family protein: MKINRRDFIKTGGMVMLGSLAVPSFLGSCTGNKVDQATGISFAQNHFGVSESDMKKVLAAALEKGGDYADLFFEHSYRNNIGLQDGAVNRASSNIDFGMGVRVLAGDQTGYAYVENVTLDEMLKAARTAARIATGSAGKAPVALTEEPIPNNYYGVQTPWDELAVNAKTPYLQKLNDQIFALDKRVHKVMASLGDTTSHILFCNSEGQMYYDYRPMVTLGAVCIMENNGKIENSYASRAFRMGAEFLTDDIIAEVAKEAVEKTSILFQAIKPKGGEMPVVMGAGGSGILLHEAIGHAFEADFNRKNTSIFSDQLNKKVCNEHINVVDDGTIPFNRGSVNIDDEGIAGQKTYIVKEGILTSYLHDRISAKHYGIPSTGNGRRESFRQMPIPRMRATYMEAGNVTEEEMISTVKKGIYASSFTNGQVQIGAGDFTFFVKDGYLIENGKLTQPIKDINIIGNGPRALADITMVGNNYKMDNGTWTCGKDGQSCPVTCGMPSALVSKLTVGGEN; this comes from the coding sequence ATGAAAATCAACAGACGTGATTTTATCAAAACAGGAGGTATGGTTATGCTTGGATCATTAGCAGTTCCCTCATTCCTGGGAAGTTGTACCGGAAACAAGGTAGATCAGGCTACCGGTATCTCATTCGCTCAGAACCATTTTGGTGTCAGTGAAAGCGACATGAAGAAAGTGTTGGCAGCAGCACTTGAGAAAGGAGGCGACTATGCAGATCTTTTCTTTGAACATTCCTACCGGAACAATATCGGATTGCAAGACGGAGCCGTAAACCGTGCTTCGTCCAATATCGATTTCGGTATGGGAGTACGTGTATTGGCCGGTGATCAGACCGGTTATGCGTATGTGGAAAACGTGACTCTCGACGAGATGCTGAAAGCTGCCCGCACGGCAGCCCGTATCGCAACCGGCTCGGCAGGAAAAGCTCCGGTTGCCCTGACGGAGGAACCGATCCCGAATAATTATTACGGTGTACAAACTCCTTGGGACGAGCTCGCCGTAAATGCAAAGACCCCGTATCTTCAGAAACTGAACGATCAGATTTTTGCGCTTGACAAACGGGTGCACAAAGTGATGGCTTCGTTGGGAGACACGACTTCACACATCTTGTTCTGCAACTCCGAAGGACAGATGTACTACGACTATCGTCCGATGGTGACGCTGGGGGCAGTCTGTATCATGGAGAACAACGGGAAGATCGAAAATTCATATGCATCCCGCGCTTTCCGCATGGGAGCCGAATTCCTGACAGATGATATCATTGCCGAAGTAGCTAAGGAGGCAGTAGAGAAAACCTCCATCCTATTCCAAGCTATCAAGCCTAAAGGAGGCGAAATGCCGGTCGTAATGGGTGCAGGAGGTTCCGGCATCTTGTTGCACGAAGCAATCGGCCATGCTTTCGAAGCTGACTTCAATCGCAAGAATACATCGATCTTCTCCGACCAGCTGAACAAAAAGGTTTGTAACGAGCATATCAATGTGGTGGACGACGGTACGATTCCTTTCAACCGCGGTTCTGTCAATATCGATGATGAAGGTATCGCCGGGCAAAAGACTTATATCGTGAAAGAAGGCATTCTGACCAGCTACCTGCACGACCGTATCAGTGCCAAACATTACGGTATACCTTCAACGGGGAACGGTCGCCGTGAATCATTCCGCCAGATGCCGATCCCGCGTATGCGCGCTACCTATATGGAAGCCGGAAACGTGACGGAAGAAGAAATGATCTCGACGGTGAAGAAAGGTATCTATGCCTCTAGCTTTACCAACGGGCAAGTACAAATCGGTGCGGGCGACTTCACCTTCTTCGTGAAAGACGGTTATCTAATCGAAAATGGTAAACTGACACAGCCGATCAAAGATATCAATATCATCGGTAACGGTCCACGTGCATTGGCCGATATCACGATGGTCGGAAACAATTACAAGATGGATAACGGCACCTGGACATGCGGCAAGGACGGACAATCCTGTCCGGTAACCTGCGGTATGCCGTCAGCCTTAGTTAGTAAACTTACTGTAGGAGGAGAAAATTAA
- a CDS encoding anaerobic sulfatase-maturation protein → MSNPYISPFAKPVYVMLKPVGSVCNLACEYCYYLEKGKLYPEVKNHIMSEQLLEKFIKEYLECQTMPQVLFTWHGGETLMRPISFYRKALELQRKYGHRRQIDNCIQTNGTLLNDDWCRFFKENNFLVGVSIDGPQEFHDEYRRNKQGLPSFYKVMKGIELLKKHGVEYNAMAVVNDYNVDYPLEFYHFFKEIDCHYIQFTPIVERLGFHQDGTLLTSPEQQDANIKLAPFTVNAGKWGDFLCAVFDEWLKEDVGNYYIQLFDSTLANWVGEQPGVCTLARTCGHAGVMEFNGDVYACDHFVFPEYKLGNIHTQTLTEMMYSQRQLKFGADKYETLPTQCKECDYLFACNGECPKNRFLHTANGEPGLNYLCRGYKKFFKHVAPYMDFMKKELLAERPPANVMQWAKENKL, encoded by the coding sequence ATGAGTAATCCATATATATCCCCGTTCGCGAAACCCGTATATGTAATGTTGAAGCCTGTCGGTTCAGTTTGCAACCTGGCGTGCGAATACTGTTATTATCTGGAGAAAGGGAAACTTTATCCAGAGGTGAAAAATCATATCATGAGCGAACAGTTACTGGAAAAATTCATCAAGGAATATCTGGAATGTCAGACGATGCCGCAGGTTCTCTTTACCTGGCACGGTGGTGAAACGCTGATGCGTCCGATCAGTTTCTATCGGAAAGCACTGGAGTTGCAACGCAAGTACGGCCACAGACGCCAGATAGACAACTGCATCCAGACAAACGGGACACTGCTGAACGACGACTGGTGTCGTTTCTTCAAAGAGAACAACTTCCTCGTGGGAGTTTCGATAGACGGCCCGCAGGAGTTTCATGACGAATATCGTCGCAACAAGCAGGGACTCCCCTCCTTCTATAAAGTGATGAAGGGAATCGAACTGCTGAAAAAGCATGGCGTGGAATACAACGCAATGGCAGTCGTCAATGACTACAACGTAGATTATCCGCTGGAATTCTATCACTTTTTCAAGGAAATAGATTGCCACTATATCCAATTCACCCCGATTGTAGAACGCCTCGGATTCCATCAGGACGGAACGTTGCTCACCTCGCCGGAACAGCAGGATGCCAACATCAAACTGGCCCCTTTCACGGTCAACGCCGGAAAATGGGGAGATTTCCTCTGTGCGGTCTTCGACGAATGGCTGAAAGAGGATGTCGGTAATTATTATATCCAGCTTTTCGACTCCACACTGGCAAACTGGGTAGGCGAACAACCGGGCGTCTGTACGCTGGCACGCACTTGCGGACATGCCGGTGTGATGGAGTTCAATGGCGACGTATATGCCTGCGACCACTTTGTATTCCCGGAATATAAGTTAGGTAACATCCATACTCAAACGCTTACCGAGATGATGTACAGCCAACGCCAACTGAAGTTCGGAGCAGACAAATATGAAACACTCCCTACCCAATGCAAGGAGTGTGACTACCTGTTTGCCTGCAACGGCGAATGTCCCAAGAACCGTTTTCTCCATACGGCAAACGGTGAACCCGGATTGAACTATCTATGTAGAGGTTACAAGAAATTTTTTAAGCACGTGGCTCCTTACATGGATTTCATGAAAAAAGAATTGTTGGCCGAACGCCCGCCAGCCAACGTCATGCAATGGGCAAAAGAGAATAAACTATAA
- a CDS encoding N-acetylmuramoyl-L-alanine amidase family protein encodes MKFKLNIIFALFFTIFCVNRLQAQEKAFPKKGEGITLFLKRHNRTGISYQKQFIELNKNKLGKGNTLRIGVKYTLPPLQGKEAVASAIKRANYEPLFGKELASYKVTSSELKGACFYLVSGHGGPDPGAIGRIGKIELHEDEYAYDIVLRLARNLMTKGAKVHIIIQDAKDGIRDAKYLKNSKRETCMGSPIPFNQVRRLKQRSDKINTLFKQDKYAYKRAIFVHVDSRNKGHQTDVFFYHQNKNSESKHLAKTMRTTFTHKYKKHQPGRGFTGTVDGRNLYVLRHTTPASVFVELGNIQNSFDQQRIILSDNRQALANWLCEGFVTDYNRYKKKTR; translated from the coding sequence ATGAAGTTTAAACTTAATATCATATTCGCGTTATTTTTTACCATATTTTGCGTCAACCGTTTACAGGCCCAGGAAAAAGCCTTTCCCAAGAAAGGAGAAGGCATCACCCTGTTCCTCAAACGCCATAACCGTACAGGTATTTCATATCAGAAACAGTTCATCGAGCTGAACAAAAACAAGTTAGGCAAGGGGAATACCCTTAGGATAGGAGTCAAATATACGCTTCCCCCCTTACAGGGAAAAGAAGCTGTTGCATCCGCCATCAAACGAGCGAACTATGAACCGTTGTTCGGCAAAGAACTGGCCTCCTATAAGGTAACATCGTCCGAACTAAAAGGAGCCTGTTTCTATCTGGTCAGCGGACACGGAGGCCCTGATCCTGGAGCAATCGGACGGATTGGCAAAATCGAGTTGCACGAAGACGAATATGCCTACGACATCGTACTCCGTCTGGCACGCAACCTGATGACAAAAGGAGCCAAAGTCCACATTATCATTCAAGATGCCAAAGACGGGATACGGGATGCCAAATACCTGAAGAACAGTAAACGGGAAACTTGTATGGGTAGCCCTATTCCTTTTAACCAGGTCCGTCGCCTGAAACAACGAAGTGACAAGATAAACACCCTGTTCAAGCAGGATAAATACGCCTACAAACGAGCTATCTTCGTGCATGTGGACAGCCGGAACAAGGGACACCAGACCGATGTTTTTTTCTACCACCAGAATAAAAACTCCGAAAGCAAGCATCTGGCGAAAACCATGCGGACAACTTTCACCCATAAATATAAGAAGCACCAGCCGGGACGAGGATTTACCGGAACAGTGGACGGACGGAACTTATACGTGTTGAGACATACGACACCGGCCTCCGTTTTCGTCGAGTTAGGTAATATCCAAAACAGTTTCGACCAGCAGCGAATCATCCTGAGCGACAACCGCCAGGCACTCGCGAATTGGCTTTGCGAAGGATTTGTCACCGATTACAACCGCTACAAGAAAAAAACACGGTAA
- a CDS encoding NUDIX hydrolase, translating into METPKNRNWKVLKSEYLSSQPWFTVRREEVELPNGNRIPEYFIFEYPEWINVIAITKEQKFVFVSQYRHGLGITAYELCAGVCEKEDASPLVSAQRELLEETGYGNGNWSELMVIGVNPSTHTNLTYCYLATDVESVMAQHLEDTEDLSVHLLTLDEVKELLLNDQIKQALHAAPLWKYMAMNHLI; encoded by the coding sequence ATGGAAACTCCGAAAAACAGAAACTGGAAAGTACTGAAAAGTGAATACCTATCCAGCCAACCTTGGTTCACCGTGCGCAGGGAGGAAGTGGAATTGCCGAACGGAAACAGGATTCCTGAATATTTTATATTCGAATATCCAGAATGGATCAATGTGATCGCAATCACCAAAGAGCAGAAATTCGTATTTGTAAGCCAATACCGTCATGGACTGGGTATCACGGCTTACGAACTTTGCGCCGGTGTCTGCGAAAAGGAAGACGCTTCCCCACTCGTCTCCGCCCAACGGGAATTGCTCGAAGAGACCGGCTACGGCAACGGAAATTGGAGCGAACTGATGGTAATAGGCGTCAATCCGAGTACCCACACCAACCTGACTTATTGCTATCTTGCCACAGATGTAGAGTCAGTCATGGCACAACATCTGGAAGACACGGAAGACCTCAGCGTCCACCTTCTGACTCTCGACGAAGTAAAAGAATTGTTGCTAAACGACCAGATCAAACAAGCGCTCCATGCCGCCCCACTTTGGAAATACATGGCGATGAATCATTTGATCTGA
- a CDS encoding SGNH/GDSL hydrolase family protein: protein MNKDNNFGRLLLLLLLAFGICLGLYYLPDQLFGMKIKKVDLLSDLRIKPESLSMDSLRMQLEQPDTVRIDSAAVRDSILKTTGIDSVALALRDSLYKVMYADKGADSLGTRIEDYSVGHIGLKRFFAALRNSRQANRPVRVAFLGDSFIEGDIVVADFRSGMQERFGGRGVGFVPVTSVAAQFRPTIEQKAEGWTTWSMLTDHHHRYTLSGMTFEPKGEKPSISIKTTDRYPELKTVSSLKFLYEKNIRTQMTLVCNGTQDTICETLEPTTAITQYEQTGTFTEASFSFADTAGFRALGVALEDNSGVIVDNYSLRGNSGMILSRLDSTRCRELNEIRPYDLVVLQYGLNIVSDSVLQYGWYAKRMEEAVRHVRVCFPDADILMLGVSDRSRQVDGTFETMPAVLALLHAQRQAARRSGVAFWNVFGAMGGENSMIRFVENNWASKDYTHLSFRGGKEIASALLKAILLEKEFYDEADKVAH, encoded by the coding sequence ATGAATAAAGATAATAATTTCGGCAGGCTTTTGCTCCTGCTACTTCTTGCGTTTGGTATCTGCTTGGGACTTTATTACTTACCGGACCAGCTGTTCGGGATGAAAATAAAAAAAGTTGATTTACTTTCCGATCTCAGGATAAAACCAGAATCCCTGTCTATGGATTCCTTGCGTATGCAATTGGAACAACCGGATACGGTCCGGATAGATTCGGCCGCCGTGCGTGATTCGATCCTGAAAACGACAGGTATCGATTCCGTCGCCCTCGCATTACGCGATTCGCTTTACAAGGTTATGTATGCGGACAAGGGAGCCGATTCGTTGGGAACGCGTATCGAGGATTACTCTGTCGGCCATATCGGTTTGAAACGTTTTTTTGCCGCTTTAAGAAATAGCAGGCAGGCGAACCGCCCGGTGCGTGTCGCCTTTTTGGGTGATTCGTTTATCGAAGGTGACATTGTGGTGGCTGATTTCCGTTCGGGTATGCAGGAGCGGTTCGGAGGACGCGGAGTCGGTTTCGTTCCGGTTACGTCGGTAGCCGCCCAGTTCCGTCCGACGATCGAGCAAAAGGCGGAAGGTTGGACCACCTGGTCCATGTTGACGGATCATCATCACCGGTATACGCTTTCCGGAATGACGTTCGAACCGAAAGGGGAGAAGCCATCTATCTCGATCAAGACGACAGACCGTTATCCGGAGTTGAAAACGGTTTCTTCCCTTAAATTCTTGTATGAAAAGAATATCCGTACACAGATGACTTTGGTTTGCAACGGCACGCAGGACACGATCTGCGAGACCTTGGAACCGACAACCGCCATCACGCAATACGAACAAACAGGAACCTTTACGGAAGCCTCCTTCAGCTTTGCCGATACGGCCGGTTTCCGTGCTCTCGGGGTTGCACTCGAAGATAATTCTGGGGTGATCGTGGACAATTATTCGTTGCGTGGCAATTCGGGGATGATCCTTTCGAGATTGGACAGCACCCGTTGCCGAGAGTTGAACGAGATACGTCCCTATGATCTGGTCGTTTTGCAGTACGGGTTGAATATCGTCAGCGACAGCGTTCTCCAGTATGGCTGGTACGCCAAGCGGATGGAAGAAGCCGTACGCCACGTACGCGTTTGTTTTCCGGATGCCGATATCCTGATGCTGGGGGTTTCGGACAGGAGCCGACAAGTGGACGGAACCTTCGAAACGATGCCTGCCGTATTAGCCTTGCTACACGCACAGCGGCAGGCGGCTCGCCGTTCGGGGGTCGCTTTCTGGAATGTCTTTGGGGCGATGGGAGGAGAGAACAGCATGATCCGTTTCGTGGAGAACAATTGGGCTAGCAAAGACTATACCCATTTGAGTTTCAGGGGAGGAAAAGAGATAGCTTCTGCCTTGTTGAAGGCAATATTATTAGAAAAGGAGTTTTATGATGAAGCAGACAAAGTGGCTCATTAG
- a CDS encoding GDSL-type esterase/lipase family protein, with product MKQTKWLISLSACLFLMAASSAGVKGKLAIPCQAWEQGSIDTIPLPSRIYSIGKEVDSIQSPSSLQSFFDELDSLGAGKDTVLTIVHLGDSHIQAGYYSGKVMRLLQAQFGNAGRGWIAPFKLSKTNEPDDYFISSSVREWVTGRCIQANKKCPVGIGGIGIQSVSPSINLDVRIAPNNGAGYSFNQAILYRGEKAMPMLPAGSFKDSIQTSLATVPAVAGVLADTFRISHPVDTLQLHSTRRKQGTDKLLPASNFKNVYYGFSLTNGYPGVLYHSVGVNGAMYVNYTDEAYVRQLALLKPSLLIISLGTNETFGRRFRSEEFGGQIRAFVSLVKKQMPETAILLTTPPECYKRTYVNKKRTYVRNSNTQLAAKAIVKAAREEGVACWDLFAATGGKSSCTKWRKEKLMGRDRIHFTKDGYREQGTLLYRALMQSYNQMLKIRKDDE from the coding sequence ATGAAGCAGACAAAGTGGCTCATTAGTCTATCGGCTTGCCTGTTTTTGATGGCCGCCAGTTCTGCCGGAGTGAAAGGAAAATTGGCGATCCCGTGTCAAGCGTGGGAACAGGGGAGTATTGATACGATCCCGCTCCCTTCCCGCATTTATTCGATCGGGAAGGAGGTCGATTCGATCCAGTCGCCCTCTTCGCTGCAATCCTTCTTTGACGAACTGGATTCGCTCGGAGCGGGGAAGGATACCGTATTGACAATCGTCCATTTAGGCGATTCCCACATACAGGCTGGTTATTATTCCGGTAAAGTGATGCGTCTTTTGCAGGCGCAGTTCGGGAATGCCGGACGTGGATGGATTGCCCCTTTCAAGTTGAGCAAGACGAATGAACCGGACGATTATTTCATCTCTTCTTCCGTCCGCGAATGGGTGACGGGACGCTGTATCCAAGCCAATAAGAAATGTCCTGTTGGAATCGGTGGAATCGGTATCCAGTCCGTTTCTCCTTCCATCAATTTGGACGTTCGGATAGCGCCTAACAACGGGGCAGGCTATTCCTTCAACCAGGCGATCCTTTACCGGGGAGAAAAAGCCATGCCTATGTTGCCGGCCGGTTCGTTCAAAGATTCCATACAGACATCCTTGGCTACGGTTCCGGCTGTCGCAGGTGTCTTGGCCGATACCTTCCGTATTTCTCATCCGGTAGATACGTTGCAGCTGCACAGTACCCGGCGGAAACAAGGCACGGATAAGCTGCTTCCGGCCTCCAATTTCAAAAATGTTTATTATGGTTTCAGCCTGACGAACGGTTATCCGGGTGTCCTTTACCATTCGGTCGGCGTGAACGGGGCGATGTATGTCAATTACACAGACGAAGCATACGTTCGTCAGTTGGCCCTGTTGAAACCTTCTTTGCTGATTATTTCGTTGGGTACGAACGAAACCTTCGGCCGTCGCTTCCGTTCGGAAGAATTTGGCGGACAGATACGTGCGTTCGTTTCCCTCGTCAAGAAACAGATGCCTGAAACGGCTATTCTGCTCACCACTCCGCCGGAATGCTACAAGCGGACTTATGTCAATAAAAAACGGACGTATGTCCGTAACTCGAATACCCAACTTGCTGCAAAGGCGATTGTAAAGGCGGCACGTGAAGAGGGCGTAGCTTGCTGGGATCTCTTTGCCGCTACGGGAGGGAAAAGCTCCTGCACCAAATGGCGCAAGGAAAAACTGATGGGCCGTGACCGTATTCATTTCACAAAGGATGGCTATCGTGAGCAAGGAACCTTGTTATATCGTGCCCTAATGCAATCTTATAATCAAATGTTGAAAATCAGAAAAGATGATGAATGA
- a CDS encoding MBOAT family O-acyltransferase — protein sequence MNDFINKMGEYWSQLSFDKLGDILTYHHNAPILFSSGLFFFLFIGFLIIYMSLRKHLLTRIIYVTLFSIYFYYKSSGLFFFLLLFVATSDFCIAQCMTKTASKWGRKAWVVLSLCVDLGLLGYFKYFNFLREIMAAVAHELGYQLGNTSLQNITYQPLDIFLPVGISFFTFQTISYVIDVYRGRIAPLRRWIDYVFYVSFFPQLVAGPIVRARDFIPQIYKTPVVTRAEFGEGLFLVLCGLFKKTVISDYISLNFVDRIFDAPLLYTGVENLLGVYGYALQIYCDFSGYSDMAIGIALLLGFRFNVNFDSPYQSATITEFWRRWHISLSSWLKDYLYISLGGNRKGKIRTYINLLITMLLGGLWHGASVSFILWGALHGVALAVHKFVMNHFSSFKPLGSEMKPWRRVIGVLITFHLVCFGWILFRADSMQTVGEVLTQIFTNFHPEVFMQFVVGYKGVFVLMVVGYILHFMPKSAENGLQAVVTRSPLLVQAVMLAIAIFVVVQFKSAGVQPFIYFQF from the coding sequence ATGAATGATTTTATAAATAAAATGGGAGAATATTGGTCTCAGCTCTCATTCGACAAACTTGGCGATATATTGACCTACCATCACAATGCTCCGATACTTTTCAGCAGCGGATTGTTTTTCTTCCTTTTTATCGGTTTCCTGATTATTTATATGTCGCTCAGGAAGCATTTGCTGACGCGTATCATTTATGTTACGTTGTTTTCCATCTATTTCTATTATAAGAGCAGCGGATTGTTTTTCTTTCTCCTGCTGTTTGTCGCAACATCCGATTTTTGCATTGCGCAGTGTATGACTAAGACTGCTTCCAAGTGGGGACGCAAAGCATGGGTTGTCCTGAGCCTGTGCGTTGACTTAGGGCTGTTGGGATATTTCAAATACTTCAATTTCCTACGGGAGATCATGGCTGCCGTTGCTCATGAGTTGGGGTATCAGTTAGGGAATACCTCGTTGCAGAACATTACCTATCAGCCGTTGGATATATTTCTGCCGGTCGGCATTTCCTTCTTTACCTTCCAGACCATCAGCTACGTGATTGATGTGTACCGGGGTAGGATAGCCCCCCTCCGGCGTTGGATCGACTATGTTTTCTATGTCTCCTTCTTCCCGCAGCTGGTGGCCGGTCCAATCGTTCGGGCACGCGATTTTATTCCTCAGATTTATAAGACTCCGGTTGTTACGCGGGCGGAGTTCGGAGAGGGGCTTTTTCTCGTCTTATGTGGGCTCTTTAAGAAAACCGTCATATCCGACTATATCAGCTTGAACTTCGTCGACCGCATATTCGATGCTCCTTTGCTCTATACAGGGGTGGAAAATCTGTTGGGTGTGTATGGTTATGCCTTGCAGATCTATTGCGATTTTTCCGGCTATTCGGATATGGCGATCGGGATTGCATTGTTGTTAGGTTTCCGTTTTAACGTGAATTTCGATTCGCCTTACCAGTCGGCGACCATTACGGAATTCTGGCGACGTTGGCATATCTCGCTCTCTTCTTGGTTGAAAGACTATTTGTATATTTCACTCGGAGGTAATCGGAAAGGGAAAATACGGACATACATCAACCTGCTGATAACGATGTTGTTGGGCGGTTTATGGCACGGAGCCTCCGTGAGTTTTATCCTTTGGGGAGCCCTGCATGGAGTTGCACTGGCCGTCCATAAGTTCGTGATGAACCATTTCAGCAGTTTCAAACCATTAGGATCAGAAATGAAACCCTGGAGAAGAGTGATAGGTGTTCTGATCACTTTCCATCTGGTGTGCTTTGGCTGGATTCTGTTCCGGGCTGACTCGATGCAAACGGTTGGCGAGGTGCTGACGCAGATTTTCACGAATTTCCATCCGGAGGTCTTTATGCAGTTTGTGGTGGGCTATAAAGGAGTGTTCGTCTTGATGGTGGTGGGTTATATCCTGCATTTCATGCCGAAATCGGCGGAAAACGGTTTGCAGGCAGTCGTTACCCGTTCTCCTTTGCTTGTTCAGGCGGTGATGCTGGCGATTGCGATCTTTGTTGTCGTGCAGTTCAAGAGTGCCGGGGTGCAACCATTTATCTACTTCCAGTTCTGA